One window of the Pseudomonas lurida genome contains the following:
- a CDS encoding prolipoprotein diacylglyceryl transferase family protein, whose translation MLTLTIGTFAIALNHILLISALILATLVGWRVAKRGGENPESVLFSLFLLGMLVARVSFVLMYWSDYRNDWLQMVDLRDGGFLAWPGVIALVLGALAYGWRRPALRKPLSAGVITGLVFWGMTSVSLSLYDKGSQLPEITLRNANGEVVQLADYKGGPLVINLWATWCPPCRREMPVLERAQHQRPDVTFLFVNQAESMQSVSTFLATQGLTLDNVLFDASGRLGQAVGSMALPTTLFYRADGRLINSHLGELSQASLARAMEPFDTAPERKPTCPASATC comes from the coding sequence ATGCTGACCCTGACCATTGGCACCTTCGCCATCGCCCTGAATCACATTTTGCTGATCAGCGCGCTGATTCTCGCCACCCTGGTGGGTTGGCGCGTCGCCAAGCGTGGCGGTGAAAACCCGGAGTCGGTGCTGTTCAGCCTGTTCCTGCTGGGCATGCTGGTAGCCCGTGTCAGTTTTGTGCTTATGTACTGGAGTGATTACCGCAACGACTGGCTGCAAATGGTCGATCTGCGCGACGGCGGCTTCCTCGCCTGGCCTGGCGTGATCGCACTGGTCCTCGGCGCATTGGCCTACGGCTGGCGCCGCCCGGCCCTGCGCAAGCCGCTGAGCGCCGGGGTGATCACCGGCCTGGTGTTCTGGGGCATGACCAGCGTCTCCCTGAGCCTGTATGACAAAGGCTCGCAACTGCCAGAGATTACCCTGCGCAATGCCAATGGCGAAGTGGTGCAACTGGCCGACTACAAGGGCGGCCCGCTGGTGATCAACCTGTGGGCCACCTGGTGCCCGCCATGCCGCCGTGAAATGCCGGTGCTGGAACGCGCCCAACATCAACGCCCTGATGTGACGTTCCTGTTCGTCAACCAGGCCGAAAGCATGCAAAGTGTCAGCACCTTCCTCGCGACCCAAGGCCTGACCCTCGACAACGTGTTATTTGACGCCAGCGGCCGCCTCGGCCAGGCGGTAGGCTCGATGGCCCTGCCGACCACCTTGTTCTACCGCGCCGACGGACGCCTGATCAACAGCCACCTGGGCGAGTTGTCCCAGGCCAGCCTGGCCCGTGCCATGGAACCCTTCGATACCGCTCCTGAAAGGAAACCGACATGCCCCGCCTCCGCCACCTGCTGA
- the dsbG gene encoding thiol:disulfide interchange protein DsbG → MPRLRHLLTLLPLTLAATLAQAEDWPAPIKQIEAKGAKILGKFDAPSGLTGYAAQYQNRGMALYLTADGKSVIAGNLYDAQGNDLSSAPLEKLVYAPMAKEVWAKMEKSSWIQDGDKNAPRIVYLFSDPNCPYCNMFWEQARPWVKAGKVQLRHIMVGIIREDSPGKSAALFAAKDPQKALEEHEAAGKGSKLQALDKIPADIEAKLDSNMKLMDELELSATPAIFYLDDKGGLQQQQGAPSPDKLVKILGPK, encoded by the coding sequence ATGCCCCGCCTCCGCCACCTGCTGACCCTGCTGCCGCTGACGCTTGCCGCCACCCTGGCCCAGGCCGAGGACTGGCCGGCACCGATCAAACAGATCGAAGCCAAGGGTGCCAAGATCCTCGGCAAATTCGATGCCCCCAGCGGCCTTACCGGCTACGCCGCCCAGTACCAGAACCGGGGCATGGCCCTGTACCTGACCGCCGACGGCAAAAGCGTGATCGCCGGCAACCTGTACGACGCCCAGGGCAATGACCTGAGCAGCGCGCCCCTGGAAAAACTGGTGTACGCCCCCATGGCCAAGGAAGTCTGGGCCAAGATGGAAAAAAGCAGCTGGATCCAGGACGGCGACAAAAACGCACCGCGCATCGTCTACCTGTTCAGCGATCCCAACTGCCCTTACTGCAACATGTTCTGGGAACAGGCCCGCCCATGGGTGAAGGCCGGCAAGGTGCAATTGCGCCACATCATGGTCGGCATCATCCGCGAAGACAGCCCAGGCAAATCCGCCGCGCTGTTCGCTGCCAAGGATCCGCAAAAGGCCCTGGAAGAACACGAGGCCGCCGGTAAAGGCAGCAAGTTGCAGGCACTGGACAAGATCCCGGCCGATATCGAGGCCAAGCTTGATAGCAACATGAAGTTGATGGATGAACTGGAATTGTCGGCGACGCCGGCGATTTTCTATCTGGATGACAAGGGTGGCTTGCAGCAACAGCAAGGGGCGCCGTCGCCGGATAAGTTGGTGAAGATTCTTGGGCCGAAGTAA